The stretch of DNA AATGATATGATCTTTTCCATTATCTGTGAGGAACTTGGAATTTTCGGAGGGATTTTTGTACTGGCCCTGTTCGGATATCTTTTGTACAGGTTGTTTTTTATTGCGCAGAATGCACCGGATCTGTTTGGCTCACTGATCGTTACCGGGATTTTTATACATATTGCGCTGCAGGTGATCCTGAACATTGCCGTTGTACTGAATCTGCTGCCCAATACAGGTGTTACCTTGCCCTTTATCAGTTACGGAGGAACGTCCATTGTGTTTCTGATGCTGGAGATGGCAATAGCTCTCAGCGTGGCCCGTCAGATAAAATTTCAAGAGTAAAATAGTTTTAAAATCAAAATATTTTTGCTCTGGAGCCATTTTTTGGGAAAATCCTCTTGACAACTGTTTTGGCAGACTATATACTTTGCTCAAAAAGAGGAAACAGATTCGATCTGTAATGATTAAAGGAGAGAATAAGACATGTTAGAAAAAATGAAAGAAATGCTTGCAGAGCAGTTAAATTGTGAGGCATCTACAATCACACCGGAGACATCTTTCAAGGATGATCTTGGTGCAGATTCTCTTGACCTGTTTGAACTGGTTATGGCTCTTGAGGATGAGTACAATGTTGAGATCCCGGCAGAGGAGCTTACAGATCTGAACACAGTTGGAGATGTGATTGATTATCTTAAGAACAAAGGCGTAGAAGCATAAACAGGAATTAATGATCCTCTGGGACGACAGTGTCTCAGGGGATTTTTCTGTATATATGAAGATATGGGAGCGGTATGGCAGGGGGTTCCGTCGGAAAACCTATGGACATTTTGAAGGATTTGGGTATATAATAGCACCTATAAAGAGAAACAACAAAAACGAGGAGAAAAGAAATGACAAAGATCAGAACAAGATTTGCACCGAGCCCTACAGGAAGAATGCATGTGGGTAATTTAAGAACAGCTCTTTATGCTTATTTGATCACAAAACATGAGGGCGGAGATTTTATCCTCCGTATTGAAGATACAGACCAGGAACGTTATGTGGAGGGAGCTGTAGATATCATCTACCGTACTCTTGAGAAAACAGGACTTCTCCATGATGAGGGACCGGACAAGGATGGCGGATTTGGCCCGTATGTACAGAGCGAGCGTCAGGCAACAGGCATGTATCTGAAATATGCCAAACAGCTTATTGAGCAGGGAGATGCATATTACTGCTTCTGCGGCAAGGAAGAGCTGGAAAGCATGAAACGTACTGTTGCGGGTAAGGAAATCTCTATTTATGACAAGAGATGTCTCCATCTTTCCAAGGAAGAGGTTCAGCGCCGTCTGGATGCAGGTGAGCCGCATGTTATCCGCTTTAATATGCCAACAGAGGGAACCACTACATTCCATGATGTTATTTACGGAGATATCACCGTTAACAATGAGGAGATGGAGGATCTGATCCTGATCAAATCTGACGGTTATCCGACCTACAACTTTGCAAATGTAATTGATGATCACCTTATGGGAATCACGCATGTTGTAAGAGGTAACGAATACCTTTCCTCTTCACCGAAGTATAATCGTATTTATGAGGCATTCGGATGGGAAATCCCGACCTATGTTCACTGTCCGCTGATCACAGACGAGACACATCAGAAGCTTTCCAAGAGATGTGGACATTCTTCCTATGAAGATCTGATCGATCAGGGATTTGTGACAGAGGCAGTGATCAACTATGTTGCACTCCTTGGATGGAGTCCGGCAGACAACCGTGAGATCTTTTCTCTTCCGGAGCTTGTGGAGGTATTTGATTATCATCATATCAACAAATCACCGGCAGTTTTTGACATTGCCAAGCTGAAATGGATGAATGGTGAGTATATCAAGAAGATGGATCCGGAGGCATTCTATGAGAGAGCACTTCCGTATCTGAAAGAAGTTCTGAAAAAAGACTTTGATCTTAAGAAGATCGCAGGAATGGTTCAGAGCAGAATTGAAGTATTCCCGGATATTCCGGAGCTTGTAGATTTCTTTGAGGCAGTTCCGGAGTATGACAGTGCGATGTACCGCCACAAAAAGATGAAAACAACAGAGGAGACTTCTCTTGCAGTTCTCAAGGAAGTGCTTCCGGTACTGGAAGCACAGGAGGATTATACCAATGATCCGCTGTATGCATCTTTAAGCGCTTTTGTAAAGGAGCACGGATATAAGAATGGTTATGTTATGTGGCCGCTTCGTACAGCAGTATCCGGCAAGCAGATGACACCGGCCGGTGCAACAGAGATCATGGAGATCATTGGCAAGGAAGAGACACTGAAACGTGTACATGCAGCAATCGAAAAGCTTGAAAATAAATAAGAGTGTGATCGATAATCCAGTTATGAAACGAAATCCATCTCAGAAAAGGGCGATCGCCCACCTGTCAGGACCTATGATGGTTCTGGCAGGCCCCGGTTCGGGGAAAACTTCCGTCATAGTAGAAAGAACAGCACATATGATCCAGGAAGGGAAGATACCGGCTTCCTCTGTTCTTGTTGTGACTTTTTCCAGGGCAGCAGCAGTGGAAATGAAAGAACGGTTTCTGAAATTTACCGGTGTTCAGCGAACCGGCGTTACTTTCGGGACTTTTCACGGAGTGTTTTACGGGATCCTCAAACAGGCTTATGGTCTGAATGGAGGAAATATCCTGTCAGAAGAAGAAAAATATGCGATCTTAAGAGAACTGGTGGTAAACTGT from Blautia sp. SC05B48 encodes:
- the acpP gene encoding acyl carrier protein, with the translated sequence MLEKMKEMLAEQLNCEASTITPETSFKDDLGADSLDLFELVMALEDEYNVEIPAEELTDLNTVGDVIDYLKNKGVEA
- the gltX gene encoding glutamate--tRNA ligase, whose product is MTKIRTRFAPSPTGRMHVGNLRTALYAYLITKHEGGDFILRIEDTDQERYVEGAVDIIYRTLEKTGLLHDEGPDKDGGFGPYVQSERQATGMYLKYAKQLIEQGDAYYCFCGKEELESMKRTVAGKEISIYDKRCLHLSKEEVQRRLDAGEPHVIRFNMPTEGTTTFHDVIYGDITVNNEEMEDLILIKSDGYPTYNFANVIDDHLMGITHVVRGNEYLSSSPKYNRIYEAFGWEIPTYVHCPLITDETHQKLSKRCGHSSYEDLIDQGFVTEAVINYVALLGWSPADNREIFSLPELVEVFDYHHINKSPAVFDIAKLKWMNGEYIKKMDPEAFYERALPYLKEVLKKDFDLKKIAGMVQSRIEVFPDIPELVDFFEAVPEYDSAMYRHKKMKTTEETSLAVLKEVLPVLEAQEDYTNDPLYASLSAFVKEHGYKNGYVMWPLRTAVSGKQMTPAGATEIMEIIGKEETLKRVHAAIEKLENK